A single window of Cryptococcus neoformans var. neoformans JEC21 chromosome 3 sequence DNA harbors:
- a CDS encoding pseudouridylate synthase 4, putative: protein MPKALPTPTLPLNGLFPIAKPSGKSSMRVIDRITPLLLDSKLFDDPVKRAQPQMKGKRKKNLTQFGLKIGQGGTLDPLADGVLVLGVNRGTKHLNQFLECSKEYESIGLIGATTTSMDADDPVLSTAPWEHITREDVEKVLDRFRGEIMQVPPIFSALKMDGKPLYEYARESKPLPRPIPARKCQVSIELIDFTPASVTPGDGGHDYHWPEKRLTSEEKETFRRLTEIVHNAQTGPVETAKTSGNKDQVEEEKLRVVEPLVPDLDAPEYPEISPNNGLRPPTFTVRMTVSSGTYVRSIVNDIGLALGCGAHVVKLTRTRQGEFSLYGDEKALSTASASAPAEGEEASVNEDRREAPGPSGGSIPWTVWERALAERDEMIKREKLEKEEAIMAGMSAEEIHQVYNPEAIKQRRWEGGWKEWEVEVLKRFKPVPVPINGGHGFRI, encoded by the exons ATGCCCAAGGCTCTTCCTACCCCCACTTTGCCTCTCAATGGCCTTTTCCCTATCGCCAAACCTTCAGGCAAAAGCTC TATGAGAGTAATTGACAGAATAACGCCACTTCTGCTCGACTCTAAACTGTTTGACGATCCCGTGAAGCGTGCGCAGCCGCAAATGAAGGGAAAACGTAAGAAGAATCTAACTCAGTTTGGTCTCAAAATTGGTCAAGGTGGAACTCTTGATCCTTTGGCCGATGGTGTGTTAG TTTTGGGTGTTAACCGGGGCACAAAACATTTGAATCAGTTCCTTGAGTGTAGCAAG GAATATGAAAGCATAGGTTTGATTGGAGCAACGACCACATCTATGGACGCGGACGATCCTGTCCTGTCTACTGCCCCTTGGGAGCACATCACTCGAGAGGATGTTGAAAAAGTTTTAGATCGCTTTCGAGGCGAGATCATGCAGGTGCCTCCCAT CTTCTCTGCGTTGAAGATGGACGGTAAGCCGCTCTACGAGTATGCTCGAGAATCAaaacctcttcctcgaccCATTCCTGCACGAAAGTGCCAGGTATCTATCGAACTGATAGATTTTACTCCTGCATCTGTCACTCCTGGCGACGGTGGGCATGATTACCACTGGCCCGAGAAAAGGCTTACAtctgaagagaaggaaaccTTCAGGAGACTGACTGAGATTGTGCACAATGCACAAACAGGTCCTGTTGAAACTGCAAAAACTTCTGGAAATAAGGAtcaagtggaagaggaaaaacTAAGGGTTGTAGAGCCTCTGGTGCCCGACCTTGACGCTCCCGAATATCCCGAAATCTCGCCAAATAACGGTTTGCGTCCCCCAACCTTTACAGTTCGTATGACAGTTTCAAGCGGAACCTATGTGAGGTCGATCGTCAATGATATTGGATTAGCGCTTGGCTGCGGTGCCCATGTCGTTAAATTGACTAGAACAAGGCAGGGAGAGTTTAGTCTCTACGGTGATGAGAAGGCTTTGAGCACGGCGTCTGCCTCTGCCCCGGCTGAGGGCGAAGAAGCTAGTGTGAATGAGGACAGACGGGAAGCCCCGGGTCCTTCTGGTGGCAGTATTCCTTGGACAGTCTGGGAACGTGCTCTTGCTGAGAGGGATGAGATGATTAAACGGGAaaagctggagaaggaagaagctatCATGGCCGGGATGAGTGCAGAGGAAATCCATCAAGTCTATAATCCTGAGGCTATCAAGCAGAGAAGgtgggaaggagggtggaaagaatgggaagtAGAGGTGCTGAAGCGGTTCAAGCCTGTGCCTGTACCCATCAACGGAGGTCATGGATTTAGAATTTAA
- a CDS encoding expressed protein: MYWYISFLRPPPVSTSNTDQRITITPQVANDLRTELRYEPTTIYYTWQRVIPSISIATTLQELTTFIPPGSTYKPLDVPLPKNVQVGESWRLGLFSHNENPHSSNGLLSGEERKWKLEPTNELLDLIDDTPDVLGVWSEGIEIARAVSGLNSGTIRGLGRQKEPSIDKGKSKGKSKGKEKEKERDDRPKQGRIMREWALPEEGTLRIIEQTSFDLDKKVWDSGLALSAWFWKHLANEGSLPLTGQKIFTLLKRQEKLRIVELGTGTGLVSIVLSLALKRIASLERKITATDLESAIPLMDENIALNNLNSQMNHISTDHENEQGEQSKGTLVDARVLDWDQPIPAWVNNDHPELVIAADVTYNTSAFPSLLSTLTSLLLPSASSASLPNRPLLVLAYKERDPAERELWGMLKEKGIDMVMVDEIKGAEDYGSTEIWIGGSSLS, encoded by the exons ATGTACTGGTACATTTCTTTTCTGAGGCCTCCGCCTGTATCTACTTCCAATACGGACCAGAGGATCACCATTACTCCACAGGTCGCTAACGATCTGCGTACCGA ATTGCGTTATGAGCCCACCACGATATACTATACTTGGCAGCGAGTTATTCCAAGTATTTCTATCGCCACGACTCTCCAAGAATTGACGACATTTATTCCTCCAGGGAGCACGTACAAACCTCTAGATGTCCCTTTACCGAAGAATGTGCAAGTGGGAGAGTCATGGCGTCTCGGTCTTTTTTCCCATAATGAAAATCCGCATAGTTCAAATGGGCTATTAAGCGGGGAGGAACGGAAATGGAAGTTGGAACCTACAAATGAACTGCTAGACCTGATCGACGACACTCCAGATGTTTTGGGCGTCTGGTCAGAAGGCATTGAAATAGCCCGTGCTGTATCTGGCCTCAATTCCGGTACGATCCGCGGACTTGGTAGACAAAAGGAGCCTTCAATAGATAAGGGAAAATCAAAGGGAAAAagcaaagggaaagaaaaggagaaggagagagatgatCGACCAAAGCAAGGAAGAATAATGAGAGAATGGGCGTTACCTGAAGAGGGAACTTTGAGAATCATTGAACAGACCTCTTTCGACCTTGACAAG AAAGTATGGGACTCTGGCCTGGCTCTGTCAGCCTGGTTTTGGAAGCATCTTGCCAACGAAGGATCACTACCTCTAACAGGCCAGAAGATCTTCACTCTCTTGAAGAGGCAAGAAAAACTCAGAATTGTTGAACTCG GCACCGGTACCGGCCTCGTGTCTATAGTTCTCTCCCTTGCACTCAAGCGCATCGCCTCTTTGGAAAGAAAGATAACAGCAACTGATCTCG AATCTGCCATACCTCTCATGGACGAAAACATTGCTCTCAACAATCTAAACTCCCAGATGAACCATATCTCTACTGACCACGAGAATGAACAAGGAGAGCAGTCCAAGGGTACCTTGGTCGACGCGAGGGTACTAGACTGGGATCAGCCTATACCTGCTTGGGTGAATAATGACCATCCAGAGCTTGTAAT AGCCGCAGATGTTACCTACAATACTAGCGCGTTTCCCTCTCTACTCTCTACTCTcacttcccttctcctcccttcggcttcttctgccAGTTTACCAAATAGACCATTATTGGTATTGGCGTACAAGGAGCGCGATCCGGCTGAACGCGAGTTATGGGGCATgctgaaggaaaagggcatAGATatggtgatggtggatgaaaTTAAAGGTGCCGAGGATTATGGATCAACCGAGATTTGGATTGGGGGAAGCAGCCTTTCTTGA
- a CDS encoding transcription coactivator, putative gives MTVTQRKPRVDNAQNDSRPIIEPGIKYTCDFCHVDITHTVRIKCAMKQCEEVDLCPTCFCEGKEGLQHKAWHDYMVVEQNSQPIFTPDWGADEELLLISGLIQNGLGNWAEVAQHVGTRTKEECEQHYLQVYLGVGEHGEDLRVKEKEADEKVDESKRRRREFMPPMDRSFPYDPDEFQQRKKARIEELRKPQALPPSNAAPPVSAPTNHEIGGFMPARLEFEHEVDNDAEMAVKDMEFGLVMQYGGDEQPQAKITRPPDEEEEEDEEGGGEDEKGVEKKGKVKKEKQKEDEKEDKPVSPAIEDPDELEVKLAMMDIYFSKLDKREDAKEIIFDRGLTEYRAIQAQDKKLTKEERELVQRYKPFAKLQTAEDFEVLVEGLIYEQTLRRRIAELQEYRRMGITTAAEADVYDNVKNTRSMEFPTQKPAEVLPSGARINAGQHRFLHGTMATPLPDAKTREPTPRAIPAVGRKPPQPLNLANSASLDLLSSEEQSLCSTLRVLPKPYLTIKELYIRENERRQGLLRRRDARKMLNIDVNKSGRIFDFLVQSGMLVLAYEPQGKGKASLQAAAAAVAHGAANGMTTMDGQSQGKDMLMERVNGLGMTNGLNKPITHEIRLNG, from the exons ATGACTGTCACGCAGAGGAAGCCGAGGGTGGATAATGCCCAAAACGATAGCCGACCTA TTATCGAGCCAGGTATCAAGTATACGTGTGATTTCT GCCATGTGGATATCACTCATACCGTACGCATAAAATGTGCTATGAAGCAATGCGAGGAGGTCGATCTCTGTCCAACTTGCTTTTGCGAGGGTAAAGAAGGCTTGCAACACAAGGCATGGCATGATTATATGGTTGTC GAACAAAACTCTCAACCGATATTCACCCCAGATTGGGGAGCCGACGAAGAGTTACTGTTAATATCTGGCCTCATTCAAAATGGTCTGGGTAACTGGGCTGAAGTAGCGCAACATGTTGGGACAAGAACTAAAGAGGAATGCGAACAACATTACCTTCAAGTTTACCTGGGTGTGGGCGAACACGGAGAGGACCTGagggtgaaagagaaggaagcagaCGAGAAGGTGGATGAGTCCAAGAGACGTAGAAGAGAATTCATGCCT CCTATGGACAGGAGCTTCCCTTATGATCCCGATGAGTTCCAGCAACGTAAGAAAGCTCGGATAGAGGAACTTCGTAAACCGCAAG CTTTACCTCCGTCCAACGCTGCCCCGCCAGTCTCGGCACCCACAAACCACGAAATCGGTGGTTTCATGCCGGCTCGTCTCGAATTCGAGCACGAAGTAGACAATGATGCCGAAATGGCTGTAAAGGATATGGAATTTGGACTTGTAATGCAGTACGGTGGCGATGAACAACCACAGGCAAAGATCACTCGTCCTccagatgaagaagaggaagaagacgaagaaggaggaggagaagatgaaaagggcgtggaaaaaaagggaaaagtgaaaaaggaaaagcaaaaggaagatgaaaaggaagacaagCCAGTGTCCCCTGCGATCGAAGATCCCGATGAACTTGAGGTGAAGCTTGCGATGATGGACATTTATTTCTCAAAGTTGGACAAGAGGGAGGATGCCAAGGAGATTATATTTGATAGGGGATTAACAGAGTACCGGGCT ATACAAGCGCAAGATAAGAAACTTaccaaggaggagagagagttGGTACAACGTTATAAACCATTTGCAAAATTACAGACTGCCGAAGACTTTGAAGTTCTTGTGGAAGGTTTGATCT ACGAACAAACTCTTCGAAGACGTATAGCGGAACTCCAGGAATACCGTCGCATGGGAATAACGACAGCGGCTGAAGCGGATGTCTATGATAATGTCAAGAATACACGC TCAATGGAATTCCCCACACAAAAGCCAGCAGAAGTCTTACCGTCTGGTGCGAGAATCAACGCCGGCCAGCACCGGTTCCTACACGGTACGATGGCTACGCCTCTTCCAGATGCAAAAACTCGAGAGCCTACGCCCAGAGCCATCCCTGCAGTTGGACGCAAACCTC CTCAACCACTCAACCTTGCCAATTCGGCCTCTCTCGATCTCCTTTCATCCGAAGAACAATCACTCTGCTCTACCCTCCGCGTTTTGCCCAAACCTTATCTCACTATCAAGGAGCTCTATATACGTGAGAATGAACGCCGTCAAGGTCTGCTGAGGCGGCGAGACGCGAGAAAGATGTTGAATATCGATGTCAACAAGAGTGGGAGAATATTCGACTTTCTGGTCCAGAGCGGGATGCTGGTGTTGGCTTATGAACCgcaagggaaagggaaggcTAGTCTGCAGGCAGCCGCTGCCGCCGTCGCGCATGGAGCCGCAAACGGTATGACGACTATGGACGGACAATCACAAGGGAAGGACATGTTGATGGAAAGGGTGAATGGGCTGGGGATGACGAACGGGTTGAATAAGCCCATAACGCACGAGATTAGGCTCAATGGATGA
- a CDS encoding ribosomal protein S20, putative — protein sequence MAEYKEDLEKTGAGAQKIHKIRITLTSKNVKPLEKFCADLINRAKDRDLNVRGPVRLPTKVLKHTTRKSPCGEGSKTWDRYQMRIHKRLIDLNSSADVVKQITSISLEPGVEVEVTIAA from the exons ATGGCCGAGTACAAGGAAGACCTCGAAAAGACTGGCGCCGGTGCCCAGAAGATCCACAAGATCAGGATCACCTTGACCTCCAAGAACGTCAAGCCTCTTGAGAAGT TCTGTGCCGACCTCATCAACCGTGCCAAGGACCGAGACCTCAACGTCAGGGGCCCCGTCCGACTCCCCACCAAGGTCCTCAAGCACACCACCAGGAAGTC TCCCTGTGGTGAGGGTTCCAAGACCTGGGACAGGTACCAGATGCGAATCCACAAGCGTCTCATCGACCTCAACTCTTCTGCCGACGTTGTCAAGCAGAtcacctccatctccctcgAGCCCGgagttgaggttgaggttACCATTGCTGCTTAA
- a CDS encoding mRNA (guanine-N7-)-methyltransferase, putative: MLPPQQPIHAELEHGRRTSAGSHAAQLARSPSMSLSPRSQNQSLPYPSSRPGSAAGSAHPFGYDPRQGTLSPVLSARRTSEDQPRPTSSSSASGRRYTEPASQTPAPAPLGSSAYRPRHTSTPGNPSSAYAPRFTPQPTTTPSSPSTSQHTPYTPHHSAPPRILHYNPHRQSAPSSVLRPIYPDEVAHLRQLAHANNPLRQKPAARRYSYSGGRAPEPTPTPRTSLPGENDHSYFPPQWDDRPSMPPSEVSYGGPPSSTPGAPPSGYSQYPPNWEAQTPGGNWDGERPGRLGKRRARDEEDDEYERNKRVVSGPVAGQAYSKKVTVVAEHYNSRPEVGVERREFSPIIGLKKFNNWIKSVLIGKFAYRPRGKVLDVGCGKGGDLNKWKQARIALYVGLDVADQSVQQAADRYRRMPKPGFDAFFYAHDCFSNPLSDVLSPELQIKDLYDNVTMQFCMHYAFENAAKARMMIENVSRYLRRGGIFIGTIPNAELLLERLNELPDRDEELRFGNSCYSIQFTERRHKGVYGHDYRFYLTDAVEDVPEYLVDWENFVSLASESGLRLVYKKAFHEILQEEKDSRDFGPLLGKMGVLNEYGESAMDADQWEAANLYMGFAFEKM, from the exons ATGCTCCCGCCGCAGCAGCCGATCCACGCCGAGCTCGAACACGGCCGCCGCACGTCTGCCGGCAGCCATGCCGCCCAGCTCGCCCGCTCGCCGTCCATGAGCCTCTCGCCCCGGAGCCAGAACCAGTCGCTGCCATATCCGAGCTCGCGGCCGGGATCAGCCGCCGGGTCCGCCCATCCCTTCGGGTACGATCCCAGGCAAGGGACCCTGTCGCCCGTCTTGTCTGCCAGGCGAACGTCCGAGGACCAGCCTAGGCCGACGTCTTCGAGTTCCGCCAGTGGGCGTCGCTACACTGAGCCTGCTTCACAGACGCCTGCGCCGGCACCGTTGGGCTCGTCAGCGTATCGCCCCCGTCATACGTCTACTCCAGGCAACCCGTCATCGGCGTACGCGCCCCGTTTCACGCCGCAGCCTACCACCACACCCTCCTCGCCGTCCACATCACAGCACACGCCGTACACCCCGCACCATTCGGCGCCTCCTCGGATACTCCATTACAACCCGCATCGGCAGTCTGCACCATCGTCCGTCCTGCGTCCGATCTACCCAGATGAAGTCGCCCATCTTCGCCAGCTGGCGCACGCTAACAATCCGCTTCGGCAAAAGCCCGCGGCAAGGAGGTACTCCTACTCTGGCGGCAGAGCTCCTGAACCTACACCCACCCCCAGGACAAGTTTGCCAGGCGAGAATGATCACTCGTATTTCCCTCCTCAATGGGACGATCGACCGTCCATGCCGCCATCCGAGGTCTCGTACGGAGGTCCCCCATCCAGCACCCCTGGTGCGCCGCCCTCGGGCTATAGCCAGTACCCGCCCAACTGGGAAGCTCAGACACCGGGAGGTAACTGGGATGGCGAGAGACCCGGTCGGTtagggaaaagaagggcgagagatgaagaggatgatgaataTGAGCGGAATAAGAGGGTTGTTTCAGGTCCCGTGGCAGGGCAAGCTTATAGCAAAAAGGTGACTGTCGTTGCTGAGCACT ATAATTCTCGACCAGAAGTAGGCGTCGAGCGCCGTGAATTCTCTCCCATTATCGGCCTCAAAAAATTCAACAACTGGATCAAATCTGTGCTCATTGGGAAATTTGCTTATAGGCCTCGAGGAAAAGTTTTAGATGTAGGgtgtggaaaaggaggcgATCTGAACAAGTGGAAACAAGCAAGGATTGCGCTTTATGTCGGACTCG ATGTGGCAGATCAATCTGTACAGCAAGCTGCAGACAGGTACAGGCGGATGCCGAAACCCGGATTCGACGCATTCTTCTATGCGCATGATTGTTTCTCT AATCCATTGAGTGACGTTCTCAGCCCCGAGCTTCAGATCAAAGACCTCTACGACAATGTCACCATGCAGTTTTGCATGCACTATGCGTTTGAGAATGCAGCAAAAGcaaggatgatgattgaGAATGTGTCGAGATACCTTCGCCGGGGAGGTATCTTTATCGGGACTATCCCTAATGCTGAATTACTCTT AGAAAGACTGAACGAGCTGCCGGACCGCGATGAGGAACTTCGATTTGGCAACTCGTGCTACTCTATTCAGTTTACAGAGAGAAGACATAAAGGCGTGTACGGCCACGACTATCGATTCTACTTGACAGATGCGGTGGAGGACGTCCCAGAGTACCTCGTGGACTGGGAAAATTTCGTCTC GTTGGCTTCCGAGTCTGGACTTCGATTGGTCTACAAAAAGGCGTTCCATGAGATTctccaagaagaaaaagatagCAGAGATTTCGGCCCGCTCTTGGGGAAAATGGGAGTGCTGAACGAGTATGGGGAAAGTGCGATGGATGCGGACCAATGGGAAGCTGCGA ATTTGTACATGGGTTTTGcgtttgagaagatgtgA
- a CDS encoding triacylglycerol lipase, putative, which yields MLPRAPRTLYHPTKAMYQPHKVGNSARQTFNSQSRSDIRHHQQPPSTETADGAAKSRRKGKQRADPLLIQPNPGKEREIEGSTSSVPALIDEAIHTSISPTSLSSSLESSFDRACPSPIPEPPRVHYPPSLRPRHPRLLSQLARSTLPTASVSCPSLEQPQHGRRWSVSESMVIGAGEGSSLWQRSVPTTALSDEPFPDLDPTTGLPLELSFHRRGSASSDTPSLHLQRTITGLLSAPTAKSAGESSVANMMPNFNFSLPRVSFPSKPSLDFGKRNFSTSSSQDDWGSWASGWWSGNKGKVDQMMSEEDKADTVEEEQEKLRKKYRSPKHPVVFCHGLLGFDYLGPASMPPLQISHWRGIREVLESNGVEVLIARVPATSSIKDRARILADFISEKYPGREINLVGHSMGGLDCRYLVSQIKDKSFKPISLTTISTPHRGSPFADYLIDNVIGRERLPSLLGLLETMRLPQSGDGSAFSALGTNSMKEFNAEVVDSEDVKYYSWGASFEPGLLDTFKWPHSIIYAKEGANDGLVSVHSAMWGEYRGTLVGVNHLDLVGWVNTVRYAVAGWTGKPIAFKPATFYLEVTDYLAEQGF from the exons ATGCTCCCAAGAGCCCCTAGAACCCTCTACCATCCTACCAAGGCAATGTATCAACCCCACAAAGTCGGCAATTCCGCACGTCAAACGTTTAACTCACAATCCCGTTCCGACattcgtcatcatcaacagcCGCCATCCACTGAAACTGCGGATGGAGCTGCTAAGAGCAGGCGCAAAGGCAAGCAAAGAGCAGATCCACTACTTATTCAACCGAATCCTGgtaaagagagagaaattGAGGGTTCCACTAGCTCTGTACCTGCTCTCATAGACGAGGCAATACACACTTCGATATCACCAACGTCCCTCTCCTCAAGCCTTGAATCATCATTTGACAGAGCCTGTCCTTCACCCATACCTGAACCCCCTAGGGTCCACTACCCTCCCTCTTTACGGCCGCGACATCCTCGTCTACTTTCCCAGCTTGCAAGATCTACGTTACCAACAGCAAGCGTGAGTTGTCCGTCCCTTGAACAACCTCAACATGGACGGCGATGGTCCGTATCAGAAAGCATGGTCATAGGAGCAGGTGAAGGGTCGAGCTTATGGCAAAGGTCGGTGCCTACCACAGCACTGTCAGACGAACCTTTTCCTGATCTTGATCCTACCACCGGCTTGCCTCTGGAACTATCGTTTCATCGTAGAGGTTCTGCGTCTTCAGACACCCCTTCTCTACACCTTCAAAGAACGATAACTGGGCTTTTATCGGCTCCCACTGCCAAGTCGGCTGGAGAGTCGTCTGTGGCGAACATGATGCCCAACTTTaatttctctctccctcgcGTGTCTTTTCCGTCGAAGCCTAGTCTAGATTTTGGGAAACGAAATTTCTCCACATCTTCGTCACAGGATGACTGGGGCTCTTGGGCGAGTGGATGGTGGAGTGGgaataaaggaaaagtagatcagatgatgagcgaGGAAGACAAGGCAGACactgttgaagaagagcaagaaaagCTAAGAAAGAAAT ATCGGTCTCCGAAACACCCTGTGGTGTTCTGTCACGGCCTTTTGGGATTTGATTATCTCGGCCCGGCTAGTATGCCCCC TCTTCAAATATCCCATTGGAGGGGTATAAGGGAAGTATTAGAATCAAATGGCGTAGAAGTCTTGATTGCTAGAGTGCCTGCTACTTCTTCTATCAAAGACCGCGCTCGAATCCTCGCGGATTTCATCTCGGAGAAATATCCAGGGCGGGAGATCAACCTGGTAGGACATAGCATG GGCGGGCTTGACTGCCGATATCTTGTATCTCAGATCAAAGACAAGTCATTCAAGCCAATCTCGCtgacgaccatctccacccCTCACCGTGGCTCACCCTTTGCGGACTATTTGATTGATAACGTCATTGGACGTGAGCGGCTACCGTCACTACTTGGGCTGTTGGAAACAATGCGTCTCCCACAGTCCGGTGACGGCTCGGCCTTCAGTGCTCTGGGTACGAACTCGATGAAAGAATTCAATGCGGAAGTGGTTGACAGCGAAGACGTCAAATACTATTCATGGGGTGCGAGTTTCGAGCCGGGGTTGCTTGATACTTTTAAATGGCCTCATTCCATCATCTACGCAAAGGAAGGAGCAAATGACGGATTGGTCTCTGTCCATAGTGCAATGTGGGGTGAATATAGGGGCACCCTGGTGGGAGTGAACCATTTAGACTT GGTCGGATGGGTCAACACGGTTAGATATGCAGTAGCTGGGTGGACGGGAAAGCCAATAGCTTTTAAACCTGCTACTTTTTACCTCGAGGTC ACCGACTACCTGGCGGAGCAAGGTTTCTGA